The proteins below come from a single Miscanthus floridulus cultivar M001 chromosome 1, ASM1932011v1, whole genome shotgun sequence genomic window:
- the LOC136462996 gene encoding uncharacterized protein: MHPGPFYSVRLLLTCFEQAKPVLRVWTRILANKGIKELCLVNQPPPIDMDLPLEVLNCATLRRLWVAFFRFPSTSGHFEGYPSLRELGPCATAIEPSDLEHMLQSSPVLEMLALIASYDEPMHICVHGHSSLRCMVSWMSIADEIDVDNTCLLQRLILWNTRSSGGVLTLKIARSPNLRIGDTIIEAGTKQQLGCFGKQDTFTLIAEQDFILIHGKSAESEKPTGKLNLSYWQRQAGSIECLSRHVKKVCFHGFSGYRSELAFLRFVVAEAMELELLVITLSTSVSNTAEINKKLVDLGKSYWASKDPSMFVNQYGSGFTFLRAANCLVVDPFFSMENLRVPSNDS; the protein is encoded by the exons ATGCACCCAGGACCTTTCTATTCTGTTAGGCTCTTATTAACATGCTTTGAGCAAGCAAAGCCCGTGCTTCGCGTCTGGACAAGGATTCTTGCCAATAAGGGCATCAAAGAACTGTGTTTGGTCAACCAGCCTCCTCCAATTGACATGGATCTTCCTTTGGAAGTCTTGAATTGCGCAACCCTCAGACGCCTGTGGGTTGCATTCTTCAGGTTCCCATCCACCAGTGGACATTTTGAAGGCTACCCTTCTCTGAGAGAGCTTGGTCCATGCGCCACGGCCATTGAACCATCGGACCTTGAACACATGCTGCAGTCTAGTCCTGTTCTAGAGATGCTTGCTCTTATTGCAAGCTACGATGAACCAATGCATATTTGTGTCCACGGCCATTCATCCCTCCGCTGCATGGTGTCGTGGATGTCTATTGCTGATGAAATTGATGTGGATAACACATGCTTGCTTCAACGGCTAATATTGTGGAATACTCGCTCCTCTGGTGGTGTACTTACACTGAAGATTGCACGTTCTCCAAACCTGAGG ATTGGTGACACGATAATTGAG GCCGGGACGAAG CAG CAACTTGGCTGTTTTGGAAAACAAGATACTTTCACACTGATCGCTGAACAAG ATTTTATATTGATACATGGAAAG tctGCTGAATCTGAAAAGCCAACAGGCAAGCTTAATCTGAGTTATTGGCAGAGGCAAGCTGGTTCTATTGAGTGTCTCTCGAGACATGTCAAGAAAGTATGTTTCCATGGGTTCAGTGGGTATAGGAGTGAGCTCGCTTTCTTGAGGTTTGTAGTTGCAGAGGCTATGGAGCTGGAGCTCCTGGTGATAACCCTCTCAACAAGCGTAAGCAACACTGCTGAGATAAACAAGAAGCTTGTTGATCTGGGTAAATCGTACTGGGCAAGCAAAGACCCAAGCATGTTTGTTAACCAATACGGAAGTGGTTTCACGTTTCTTCGAGCAGCTAATTGTTTGGTggttgatccattcttcagcatGGAAAACTTGAGGGTCCCTTCAAATGATTCTTGA